The following proteins are encoded in a genomic region of Camarhynchus parvulus chromosome 4A, STF_HiC, whole genome shotgun sequence:
- the PASD1 gene encoding circadian clock protein PASD1 isoform X2: MDEDEKDRAKRASRNKSEKKRRDLFNVLIKELCTMLQGHGHPLKMDKSTILQRTIDFLQKQKEITAQTEACQIRQDWKPSFLSNEEFTQLMLEALDGFLIALTTDGIIIYVSDSVSSLLGHLPSDLVDQNILNFLPEGEQSEVYKLLSPHVLLTDPVAADFLNEKQIEFCCHLARGSLDPNEPLMYEYVKFVVDFKYFTHVPTPSCNGFESAIARAFRSAPEEQICLVATVRLVTPQFLKELCNVEEPCEEFTSRHSLEWKFLFLDHRAPPIIGYLPFEVLGTSGYDYYHADDLELLARCHEHLMQFGKGKSCYYRFLTKGQQWIWLQTHYYITYHQWNSKPEFIVCTHLVVSYAEVRAERRRDLGLEESSIELASSSLKSHSSYLEVGQCGSSQDASREGVSLSSHSSRRSSHTTLSDSTSTSSMRRTDTSTPTRPGAPGAAGDKAALRLAAPGSAQPVYHFPTQLGMMHQLKEQLEERTRILQADIKTQQEELHVIKEQLQLVQDSNLQMLMQQPIPVILNAAVQQPSPRRPPQGTPRHSTAKKSQQPALPGTKQLCSPHLLSPQPFLRDPCGTAPQVQQQKQQPPVRGSQGQQTCVPGQGSIPVPFYNSPMVFSQAHPITVAAQVPTDSTERQPAAEYSQDRSLRMLLDQSIQAMMPTANSSCQPVQSSASRQQGKFVAEQQSLAPPAAQVQPSTCSPARPPALPPIFSPSLIVPHSSFTSHQPSTPLHLHQWPQQQVQQHRLYLQMQGPELVPGAPTQRIFQPPHAPQQNPLSYFLHPQQQSHHTQGQPCNLPDLPEMQLP, from the exons ATGGATGAAGATGAGAAGGACAGGGCAAAGAG GGCATCGCGCAACAAATCTGAGAAGAAGAGGAGAGACCTGTTCAATGTCCTCATCAAAGAGCTTTGCACCATGCTGCAGGGCCACGGCCACCCTCTCAAGATGGACAAGTCCACAATACTGCAGAGGACCATCGACTTCctacagaaacagaaag aaatcacagcacagacagaagcCTGTCAGATTAGACAAGACTGGAAGCCTTCATTTCTTAGCAACGAGGAGTTCACCCAGTTGATGTTAGAG GCACTGGATGGCTTTCTCATTGCTCTTACCACTGATGGGATTATTATTTATGTATCTGACAGTGTTTCATCTCTGCTGGGACACTTACCG TCAGATTTGGTGGACCAAAATATATTGAACTTTCTGCCTGAGGGGGAGCAGAGCGAGGTGTACAAGCTACTTTCTCCACATGTGCTCCTGACAGATCCTGTTGCAGCTGATTTTCTGAATG aaaaacaaatagaatTTTGTTGCCATTTAGCAAGAGGCAGCTTAGATCCAAATGAACCCCTGATGTATGAATATGTGAAATTTGTAGTggatttcaaatattttactcATG TGCCTACACCCTCCTGTAATGGCTTTGAGTCAGCTATTGCACGGGCTTTCCGGTCAGCCCCGGAGGAGCAGATCTGCCTGGTGGCCACCGTGCGCCTGGTCACACCACAGTTCCTCAAG GAGCTCTGCAATGTTGAAGAGCCGTGTGAAGAATTTACATCGAGGCATAGTTTAGAATGGAAGTTTTTATTCTTGGACCACAG GGCTCCACCTATTATAGGATATTTGCCCTTTGAGGTTCTGGGAACGTCAGGGTATGATTACTACCACGCAGATGACCTGGAGCTTCTTGCTAGGTGCCATGAACACT TGATGCAGTTTGGAAAAGGCAAATCCTGTTACTATAGGTTCCTGACCAAAGGGCAGCAGTGGATATGGCTGCAGACTCACTACTACATCACCTACCACCAGTGGAACTCCAAGCCTGAGTTCATTGTTTGCACTCATCTGGTAGTTAG TTACGCAGAAGTTCGGGCTGAGAGAAGACGAGATCTTGGCCTCGAAGAGTCATCAATTGAACTGGCATCCTCTTCTCTAAAG agccacagcagctaCCTGGAGGTGGGGCAGTGCGGCAGCAGCCAGGACGCCAGCCGGGAGGGAGTGTCGCTGTCCTCGCACAGCTCCCGGCGCTCCTCGCACACCACCCTGTCCGACTCCACCT CCACGTCCTCCATGCGGCGCACGGACACCAGCACCCCCACGCggccgggggctccgggggctgcgggggacAAGGCGGCCCTGCGGCTGGCAGCGCCCGGCAGCGCCCAG cCAGTGTACCATTTCCCCACCCAGCTGGGGATGATGCACCAGctgaaagagcagctggaggagaggacTCGCATCCTGCAGGCTGACATCAAAACACAGCAAGAGGAGCTCCATGTCAtcaaggagcagctccagctcgtGCAGGACTCCAACCTGCAG ATGCTGATGCAGCAGCCGATCCCCGTCATCCTGAACGCCGCcgtgcagcagcccagcccccGGAGGCCGCCCCAGGGCACGCCCAGGCACAGCACGGCCAAGAAGTcgcagcagccagccctgccggggacaaagcagctctgcagcccgCACCTGCTGTCACCGCAGCCATTCCTCAGGGACCCCTGTGGCACCGCCCCCCAG gtacagcagcagaagcagcagcccccagtgagAGGAAGCCAAGGCCAGCAAACgtgtgtgccagggcagggcagcatcCCAGTGCCCTTCTACAACAGCCCCATGGTGTTCTCCCAGGCTCACCCCATCACTGTGGCTGCACAGGTGCCCACTGACAGCACTGagaggcagccagcagctgagtacagccaggacaggagccTCAG GATGCTGTTGGATCAGTCCATCCAAGCCATGATGCCCACAGccaacagcagctgccagcccgtgcagagcagtgccagcaggcagCAAGGAAA GTTtgttgcagagcagcagagcctggctcccccagcagcacaggtgcagccatccacctgcagccccgCCCGGCCTCCAGCCCTGCCGCCCatcttctccccatccctcatTGTCCCACACTCCAGCTTcacctcccaccagcccagcacacccCTTCATCTGCACcagtggccacagcagcaggtcCAGCAGCACCGCCTCTACCTTCAG ATGCAGGGTCCTGAGCTGGTGCCTGGGGCTCCGACACAGCGCATTTTCCAGCCGCCCCACGCCCCACAGCAGAACCCTTTGAGCTACttcctgcacccacagcagcagagccaccacACACAGGGTCAGCCCTGCAACCTGCCTGACCTGCCCGAGATGCAGCTGCCCTGA
- the PASD1 gene encoding circadian clock protein PASD1 isoform X1, producing MDEDEKDRAKRASRNKSEKKRRDLFNVLIKELCTMLQGHGHPLKMDKSTILQRTIDFLQKQKEITAQTEACQIRQDWKPSFLSNEEFTQLMLEALDGFLIALTTDGIIIYVSDSVSSLLGHLPSDLVDQNILNFLPEGEQSEVYKLLSPHVLLTDPVAADFLNAEKQIEFCCHLARGSLDPNEPLMYEYVKFVVDFKYFTHVPTPSCNGFESAIARAFRSAPEEQICLVATVRLVTPQFLKELCNVEEPCEEFTSRHSLEWKFLFLDHRAPPIIGYLPFEVLGTSGYDYYHADDLELLARCHEHLMQFGKGKSCYYRFLTKGQQWIWLQTHYYITYHQWNSKPEFIVCTHLVVSYAEVRAERRRDLGLEESSIELASSSLKSHSSYLEVGQCGSSQDASREGVSLSSHSSRRSSHTTLSDSTSTSSMRRTDTSTPTRPGAPGAAGDKAALRLAAPGSAQPVYHFPTQLGMMHQLKEQLEERTRILQADIKTQQEELHVIKEQLQLVQDSNLQMLMQQPIPVILNAAVQQPSPRRPPQGTPRHSTAKKSQQPALPGTKQLCSPHLLSPQPFLRDPCGTAPQVQQQKQQPPVRGSQGQQTCVPGQGSIPVPFYNSPMVFSQAHPITVAAQVPTDSTERQPAAEYSQDRSLRMLLDQSIQAMMPTANSSCQPVQSSASRQQGKFVAEQQSLAPPAAQVQPSTCSPARPPALPPIFSPSLIVPHSSFTSHQPSTPLHLHQWPQQQVQQHRLYLQMQGPELVPGAPTQRIFQPPHAPQQNPLSYFLHPQQQSHHTQGQPCNLPDLPEMQLP from the exons ATGGATGAAGATGAGAAGGACAGGGCAAAGAG GGCATCGCGCAACAAATCTGAGAAGAAGAGGAGAGACCTGTTCAATGTCCTCATCAAAGAGCTTTGCACCATGCTGCAGGGCCACGGCCACCCTCTCAAGATGGACAAGTCCACAATACTGCAGAGGACCATCGACTTCctacagaaacagaaag aaatcacagcacagacagaagcCTGTCAGATTAGACAAGACTGGAAGCCTTCATTTCTTAGCAACGAGGAGTTCACCCAGTTGATGTTAGAG GCACTGGATGGCTTTCTCATTGCTCTTACCACTGATGGGATTATTATTTATGTATCTGACAGTGTTTCATCTCTGCTGGGACACTTACCG TCAGATTTGGTGGACCAAAATATATTGAACTTTCTGCCTGAGGGGGAGCAGAGCGAGGTGTACAAGCTACTTTCTCCACATGTGCTCCTGACAGATCCTGTTGCAGCTGATTTTCTGAATG cagaaaaacaaatagaatTTTGTTGCCATTTAGCAAGAGGCAGCTTAGATCCAAATGAACCCCTGATGTATGAATATGTGAAATTTGTAGTggatttcaaatattttactcATG TGCCTACACCCTCCTGTAATGGCTTTGAGTCAGCTATTGCACGGGCTTTCCGGTCAGCCCCGGAGGAGCAGATCTGCCTGGTGGCCACCGTGCGCCTGGTCACACCACAGTTCCTCAAG GAGCTCTGCAATGTTGAAGAGCCGTGTGAAGAATTTACATCGAGGCATAGTTTAGAATGGAAGTTTTTATTCTTGGACCACAG GGCTCCACCTATTATAGGATATTTGCCCTTTGAGGTTCTGGGAACGTCAGGGTATGATTACTACCACGCAGATGACCTGGAGCTTCTTGCTAGGTGCCATGAACACT TGATGCAGTTTGGAAAAGGCAAATCCTGTTACTATAGGTTCCTGACCAAAGGGCAGCAGTGGATATGGCTGCAGACTCACTACTACATCACCTACCACCAGTGGAACTCCAAGCCTGAGTTCATTGTTTGCACTCATCTGGTAGTTAG TTACGCAGAAGTTCGGGCTGAGAGAAGACGAGATCTTGGCCTCGAAGAGTCATCAATTGAACTGGCATCCTCTTCTCTAAAG agccacagcagctaCCTGGAGGTGGGGCAGTGCGGCAGCAGCCAGGACGCCAGCCGGGAGGGAGTGTCGCTGTCCTCGCACAGCTCCCGGCGCTCCTCGCACACCACCCTGTCCGACTCCACCT CCACGTCCTCCATGCGGCGCACGGACACCAGCACCCCCACGCggccgggggctccgggggctgcgggggacAAGGCGGCCCTGCGGCTGGCAGCGCCCGGCAGCGCCCAG cCAGTGTACCATTTCCCCACCCAGCTGGGGATGATGCACCAGctgaaagagcagctggaggagaggacTCGCATCCTGCAGGCTGACATCAAAACACAGCAAGAGGAGCTCCATGTCAtcaaggagcagctccagctcgtGCAGGACTCCAACCTGCAG ATGCTGATGCAGCAGCCGATCCCCGTCATCCTGAACGCCGCcgtgcagcagcccagcccccGGAGGCCGCCCCAGGGCACGCCCAGGCACAGCACGGCCAAGAAGTcgcagcagccagccctgccggggacaaagcagctctgcagcccgCACCTGCTGTCACCGCAGCCATTCCTCAGGGACCCCTGTGGCACCGCCCCCCAG gtacagcagcagaagcagcagcccccagtgagAGGAAGCCAAGGCCAGCAAACgtgtgtgccagggcagggcagcatcCCAGTGCCCTTCTACAACAGCCCCATGGTGTTCTCCCAGGCTCACCCCATCACTGTGGCTGCACAGGTGCCCACTGACAGCACTGagaggcagccagcagctgagtacagccaggacaggagccTCAG GATGCTGTTGGATCAGTCCATCCAAGCCATGATGCCCACAGccaacagcagctgccagcccgtgcagagcagtgccagcaggcagCAAGGAAA GTTtgttgcagagcagcagagcctggctcccccagcagcacaggtgcagccatccacctgcagccccgCCCGGCCTCCAGCCCTGCCGCCCatcttctccccatccctcatTGTCCCACACTCCAGCTTcacctcccaccagcccagcacacccCTTCATCTGCACcagtggccacagcagcaggtcCAGCAGCACCGCCTCTACCTTCAG ATGCAGGGTCCTGAGCTGGTGCCTGGGGCTCCGACACAGCGCATTTTCCAGCCGCCCCACGCCCCACAGCAGAACCCTTTGAGCTACttcctgcacccacagcagcagagccaccacACACAGGGTCAGCCCTGCAACCTGCCTGACCTGCCCGAGATGCAGCTGCCCTGA